Genomic segment of Apus apus isolate bApuApu2 chromosome 9, bApuApu2.pri.cur, whole genome shotgun sequence:
GACCCTGCCTTCAGGGCCTTGTCCAGCAGCGGTGGACGGAATGAGCACCCTTGCGGAATGGTACCTGTCCAGAACAGATGGACTAGGTTATTAATTGGGTCTTGCCAATGTAATTGTCATGACCTGAACCAAACCCAAATAGTACAGCTGGAAACCTGCCAGCAGGGTCAGGGTTTCAATGGTGTTGAGACCTCCCAGGCCAAATCCAGTAGCAGAAAAAGAGGTGGCTGAGACCATGTGGAAGAAGGGCTGATGGTGCTAATGCTGCCTGAGAGCCCCCTTCTGCAGTCTCCCATGGGGAATGGTGGTCATGGTGGGGACAGCTCTCCAGTGGGGACTAGCTGTTGTCGTGGACCTGCTTTGCCTTTGTAAGAATGGGCCTGGGACTGCTCTGTCACTGGCAAACCACACCACTCCTGCCCAGGCCAGCAGCCATCTGCAGCCCCCAGACCCACAGCTGTGGGGTTCTGAACTGCAAACTTCCCTCCCGTTAGCTGCTGCCTGGTTTGGGGCCCCTGGTGAGAGGTGTGGTGCAGAGCTCCCTCTTCTTTATCTGACCACGAGCTGTGGTTTCCAACAGTGACAGTGAGGGCCAGGAACAGGTGTCACCTTGATACCTTCCCAGGAAAGCCACTTACCCCCGGATGATTATGATTAATAATTCTGTAAGCCCTAATCGCGCTGACTCCGATGCCCAGAGCTTACCCCAAGGGGCACTTTATAAGGGGCACCCTGCAGAGCTGACTGTAGCCACTTCCCCGGGTGACAGCGAGGGCTGAGAGGTGGCAGGAGTCCCGCTTCAGAAGCCGCCCCCCGCactcaaaaaacccacccctGAGGAAGAGGCACCTCACGAACCGCAACCATGAATGGCACAGAAGGCCAAGACTTCTACATACCCATGTCCAACAAGACAGGGGTGGTGAGGAGCCCCTTCGAGTACCCCCAGTACTACCTGGCTGAGCCCTGGAAGTTCTCGGCACTGGCTGCCTACATGTTCATGCTGATCCTGCTCGGGTTCCCCATCAACTTCCTCACCCTGTACGTCACCATCCAGCATAAGAAGCTCCGGACACCTCTAAACTACATCCTTCTGAACCTGGCAGTTGCCGACCTCTTCATGGTCCTTGGAGGCTTCACAACCACCATGTACACCTCGATGAACGGGTACTTTGTCTTTGGAGTAACAGGGTGCTACATCGAGGGCTTCTTTGCTACACTGGGTGGTGAGTTTTCCAAACTTTCAAAAATCTTCCACCAGGAATTGCTGCAGGTCTTAtgaggggaagggaggatgCTGAGATGATCTTGGAAAACATGGTATCTGGAAGGTCCTTGGCCTGCTGCTGATGTGGGCCGGGGCAGTTGCAGTGTTTCAGGGTGGGAGGTGAATAAACTGAAacgattttattttttttaccttattttGGTAGCCACCTGCTCAGTATCCTGAGAACAACAGTGCAGCAATGAAAAGCAACCAGTAGCAGATTTTGCAGTTGTTGGATTTGCACATCTTTTTGGCTTGCTTTCTGACTTGAGAGGTGACAAATTTGTTCCTCCTGTTCTGAGGAGCTGAGTCTGGCTCTGATGTGGTGTGTGGTGGTGCAGGGCAGCAAGGCTGGCTCTCCTCCCCATGCCAGCCGGGCTTGGACTGAAACAGATGTTAAACAAAAATCTTGTGTCTAAAAAtgcccttctctgctcagcacagccttcAGCCACAGGCAACTGTTTCAGTCCTTGTGGCACAAGTTTCCTGGGAAGCTGTGGGTAGTGAGGGGAAATCCTGGAATGACAGGCACTCACTGCATCCCAGAGTGGGGCTGTAGGCCTGTAGGTGCAGGTGCTGTCCTGGATGAGTGGCAGGATCCAGCCACAGATCACAGACAACGGCAGCAGAGTGGTTAGAGTGGGTCAGCACAGCGAGGAAGtgtctcctcctgccttcctgctgtgTCTGCGCTCGGCCTTGGttcattttgattttcaaaacCTGTTGCCAGGAGTCTGGGGAGGCCTCGTGCTGGCATCAGCGcgattttctcctcctgttgcTGCAGTCCCTGTGTCCCTCTCTCTCCCCGGTGCAGGTGAAATTGCTCTCTGGTCGCTGGTTGTCCTGGCTATCGAAAGATACGTAGTGGTCTGCAAGCCCATGAGCAACTTCCGCTTCGGGGAGAACCACGCCATCATGGGGGTGGCCTTCTCCTGGGTCATGGCCCTGGCCTGCGCGGCCCCCCCGCTCTTCGGCTGGTCCAGGTGGGAggcggcagggccggggctggcagggccGGGGCCTCCAGCCGCTCTGCTCCGCTGGGTGCCGACCAGCCGGGCTCTCCCCGCAGGTACATCCCCGAGGGCATGCAGTGCTCGTGTGGGATCGACTACTACACGCTGAAGCCGGAGATCAACAACGAGTCTTTCGTCATCTACATGTTCGTGGTTCACTTCATGATCCCGCTGACCGTCATCTTCTTCTGCTACGGGAACCTGGTCTGCACTGTCAAGGAGGTGGGTGCCTGCCAGTGGTGGTGGGACAGGGCCCACCCGCATCCCCAGTGCTAGGGGCTCCAGGCTGGGGACAGAAGGGCCCCAGGGGCAGGCTGGCCCTCCATGAAGGGGGAAGAAAGCAAACTGCAGACGTGCAGCTCAGCCACCCCACGCCCTGACCGCAGGCCCCGTGCTGGTgcagccctccccagctccatcaCATTTCCATTCCCTTCTCCCCGCAGGCTGCCGCCCAGCAGCAAGAGTCTGCCACCACccagaaggcagagaaagaagtGACCCGCATGGTCGTCATCATGGTCATCTC
This window contains:
- the RHO gene encoding rhodopsin; this encodes MNGTEGQDFYIPMSNKTGVVRSPFEYPQYYLAEPWKFSALAAYMFMLILLGFPINFLTLYVTIQHKKLRTPLNYILLNLAVADLFMVLGGFTTTMYTSMNGYFVFGVTGCYIEGFFATLGGEIALWSLVVLAIERYVVVCKPMSNFRFGENHAIMGVAFSWVMALACAAPPLFGWSRYIPEGMQCSCGIDYYTLKPEINNESFVIYMFVVHFMIPLTVIFFCYGNLVCTVKEAAAQQQESATTQKAEKEVTRMVVIMVISFLICWVPYASVAFYIFTNQGSDFGPIFMTIPAFFAKSSAIYNPVIYIVMNKQFRNCMITTLCCGKNPLGDEDTSAGKTETSSVSTSQVSPA